The following are encoded together in the Juglans microcarpa x Juglans regia isolate MS1-56 chromosome 2D, Jm3101_v1.0, whole genome shotgun sequence genome:
- the LOC121249384 gene encoding uncharacterized protein LOC121249384 has translation MPLCYFSGKNVQGSGPSPFRFQQMWVDNVDFNRCVQEAWEQSDVGSGLMKLAAKLKRVKVALKGWNKEVFGWTIGHIQELEKRIEWVEEKLQMRYEEEVELVLIASKMKLDTWMHHENVRLAQCAKVRWWGHGDKNSRYFHAILNKQKQERIVEMSLPNGSTLRSPMEIYDGAVQYFMDFLGQSTCVVLPDLSDLVANEISEDDNSRPYSLHAE, from the coding sequence ATGCCCCTATGTTATTTCTCTGGGAAGAATGTTCAAGGGAGTGGGCCGTCACCTTTTAGgtttcagcaaatgtgggtgGATAATGTTGATTTTAATAGATGTGTACAAGAGGCTTGGGAACAATCTGATGTTGGCAGTGGTCTCATGAAACTTGCTGCAAAATTAAAAAGGGTGAAAGTAGCTCTAAAAGGATGGAATAAGGAAGTGTTTGGATGGACGATTGGGCACATTCAGGAATTGGAAAAGAGAATTGagtgggtggaggagaagcTGCAAATGCGGTATGAAGAAGAAGTGGAGCTTGTCCTGATTGCTTCAAAAATGAAGTTGGATACCTGGATGCACCATGAAAATGTTCGGTTAGCTCAGTGTGCTAAGGTTAGATGGTGGGGACATGGTGATAAAAACTCTCGGTATTTTCATGCTATTCTAAACAAACAGAAGCAAGAAAGGATTGTGGAGATGAGTCTTCCGAATGGGTCCACGTTAAGATCACCTATGGAAATTTATGATGGTGCGGTGCAATATTTCATGGATTTCTTGGGGCAATCTACATGTGTAGTGTTACCAGACTTGAGCGATTTAGTGGCTAATGAGATCTCGGAGGATGATAATTCGAGACCTTATTCGTTGCACGCAGAATAA